In Dromiciops gliroides isolate mDroGli1 chromosome 4, mDroGli1.pri, whole genome shotgun sequence, one DNA window encodes the following:
- the GPR55 gene encoding LOW QUALITY PROTEIN: G-protein coupled receptor 55 (The sequence of the model RefSeq protein was modified relative to this genomic sequence to represent the inferred CDS: inserted 2 bases in 1 codon) encodes MNQSGGCSFKEVDGLMKTVALVVHIPTFLLGLCLNLLAIYSFASFLRRWQEEYRATSIYMINLAAFDLLLVLSLPFKMVLSQGPTHASSVCTMVECFYFVSMYGSVFTITFISLDRYVSIKHPIWVKNIRSPRNILIVCCAIWALVWIGTIPIYKFHGEASNSTCFHNMSNGSWGVSAIVPLEFFGFLLPMAIVCFCSFSSIHTLLGKQNQRNTWAEKRAHIIRSIAASLAVFVVSFLPVHLCIFLQFLVRNDFIQDCGTKRDISFALQLAMCLSNVNCCLDVFCYYFVSKEFRMGIVTRHQFVKXQLSWRTHLLGQESMPVSTKDTTGKLSDLRRMGKGFL; translated from the exons ATGAACCAAAGCGGGGGTTGTTCCTTCAAAGAAGTCGACGGCCTAATGAAGACAGTGGCGCTGGTCGTCCACATCCCCACTTTTTTGCTGGGTCTGTGCCTCAACCTGCTAGCCATCTACAGCTTTGCCTCCTTCCTGAGAAGGTGGCAGGAGGAGTATAGGGCCACTTCCATCTACATGATCAACCTGGCGGCCTTTGACTTGCTCCTCgtgctctctcttcctttcaaGATGGTGCTGTCCCAGGGCCCTACCCATGCCTCCAGCGTCTGTACCATGGTGGAGTGCTTCTACTTTGTCAGCATGTATGGCAGCGTCTTCACCATCACCTTCATCAGCCTCGACCGATACGTGTCCATCAAGCACCCAATCTGGGTCAAAAACATCCGATCCCCAAGAAACATCTTGATAGTCTGCTGTGCCATCTGGGCACTAGTGTGGATAGGCACCATCCCCATCTACAAGTTTCATGGGGAAGCAAGCAACTCCACGTGCTTCCACAACATGTCTAATGGCTCCTGGGGCGTCTCAGCCATCGTCCCCCTGGAGTTCTTCGGATTCCTCCTTCCTATGGCCATTGTCTGTTTCTGCTCCTTCAGCAGCATTCACACCCTGCTGGGCAAGCAGAACCAGAGAAACACTTGGGCTGAGAAGAGGGCTCACATCATCCGTTCCATTGCCGCCAGCCTGGCTGTCTTTGTGGTCTCCTTCCTGCCTGTCCACCTGTGCATCTTCCTGCAGTTCCTGGTGAGGAATGACTTCATCCAAGACTGCGGTACCAAGCGGGACATTAGCTTCGCCCTGCAGCTGGCCATGTGCCTCTCCAATGTCAACTGCTGCCTGGATGTCTTTTGCTACTACTTTGTCAGCAAGGAATTTAGGATGGGGATTGTGACTCGCCACCAGTTTGTGAA GCAGCTTTCTTGGAGAACTCATCTTTTGGGACAGGAAAGCATGCCTGTAAGCACCAAGGACACAACGGGAAAGCTCTCAGATCTAAGGAGGATGGGGAAAGGATTCTTGTAG